Proteins encoded within one genomic window of Bacteroides sedimenti:
- a CDS encoding TlpA family protein disulfide reductase, whose product MRRIVFLLLMFCSVEIAYSTVGNDDVTDGLANGAFKKSKAMLKAEDKALENKLCGKPCPEFTLNDSEGKLWTHRSIRGKVTLINIWHVYCEPCINEFPQLNELTKKYPEANFLSMTFNTPEQVEKVKLKNKLMYHQLFEAINFISKTGITATPTCLLIDKSGTIRYVFRGADEKQCKRIVKKMKELSKEEL is encoded by the coding sequence ATGAGAAGAATTGTTTTTTTGCTGCTTATGTTTTGCTCGGTTGAAATTGCTTATTCAACGGTTGGAAATGATGATGTAACAGACGGACTTGCAAACGGGGCCTTCAAAAAGTCGAAGGCCATGCTGAAGGCTGAAGATAAGGCCTTGGAAAATAAGCTCTGCGGAAAGCCTTGTCCCGAATTTACTTTAAACGACAGTGAAGGAAAGCTTTGGACTCACCGAAGCATTCGCGGAAAGGTTACCCTGATTAACATCTGGCATGTGTACTGTGAGCCATGCATTAATGAATTTCCTCAACTGAACGAACTGACGAAGAAGTATCCTGAAGCTAATTTCCTGTCGATGACTTTCAATACTCCGGAGCAAGTGGAGAAGGTTAAGTTGAAGAACAAGCTGATGTATCATCAACTCTTCGAAGCTATTAATTTTATAAGTAAAACTGGAATAACCGCCACTCCCACATGTCTGCTTATAGATAAGTCGGGCACTATACGATATGTTTTCCGTGGTGCAGACGAAAAGCAATGCAAACGGATTGTGAAAAAGATGAAGGAGCTTTCGAAAGAGGAACTCTAG
- a CDS encoding FKBP-type peptidyl-prolyl cis-trans isomerase — translation METAPNKFIMVSYELYDGEKDLVEKATKENPFQFISGMGTTLDAFESQLTGLATGDKFEFTIASDDAYGEYNDEHVIELPKNVFEINGKFDAERIFAGNVVPLMDAEGNRMNATVLEVSDSNVKVDLNHPLAGEDLTFVGEVLESRPATNEEIQGMINMMSSEGCGCGCDSCGDGCDDNQGCGGGCH, via the coding sequence ATGGAAACAGCACCAAACAAATTCATCATGGTTTCTTACGAACTATATGATGGAGAGAAAGATTTAGTAGAAAAAGCAACAAAAGAAAACCCTTTTCAGTTTATCTCAGGAATGGGAACAACTCTCGATGCTTTTGAGAGCCAACTGACAGGTTTAGCTACCGGTGACAAATTTGAATTCACTATCGCCAGTGACGATGCTTATGGCGAATACAACGACGAACATGTAATTGAACTTCCTAAAAACGTATTCGAAATAAATGGTAAATTCGATGCAGAACGCATCTTTGCAGGAAACGTAGTTCCGTTGATGGATGCCGAAGGAAACAGAATGAACGCTACTGTATTAGAAGTTAGCGACAGCAATGTAAAGGTTGACCTGAACCACCCTTTGGCTGGAGAAGACCTGACCTTTGTAGGTGAAGTTCTTGAATCGCGCCCTGCTACAAACGAAGAAATTCAGGGAATGATTAACATGATGAGCAGCGAAGGTTGCGGTTGTGGTTGCGACAGCTGCGGTGACGGTTGTGATGACAACCAAGGTTGCGGCGGAGGATGCCACTAA